Proteins encoded in a region of the Sparus aurata chromosome 6, fSpaAur1.1, whole genome shotgun sequence genome:
- the smpd2b gene encoding sphingomyelin phosphodiesterase 2, with the protein MANTDSVGLRVFSLNCWGIHYLSKHCPQRYAMIGDLLCKEQHDIVLLQEVWSEKDFLSLKQKLASTHPHSHYFKSGVIGSGLAIYTKHRIHDTFLYRYSLNGYPYMAHHGDWFGGKAVGLAILNIGSLTANIYVTHLHAEYCRDKDSYLPHRVVQAWELQQFIRHTSAGADLVILGGDLNMHPQDLGNRLLRTSTGLRDSYSETAKFDGCENGMTLIADNPFISQKELGPFEKGIRIDYILFKDSSKAEIYCDFMSTTKGSVPDHPFPYSDHEALTAELRLETRTRTEAENDRKVMSQDAAAGKLAELVDIVTEARTEVKVGLHCAERMRYTATRTGVMGLALLFLELAIAAVPWLALGAEQPFPRTSFYMLAALCFAILVTTFLLYIFYTMELKSLQGAEDQMRLAVGSLQERLRGFPLAQPHSSQRRPPEGLEPSAFDPEE; encoded by the exons ATGGCTAACACAGACTCTGTCGGCCTCCGAGTCTTCTCTCTAAACTGCTG gggGATCCACTACCTCAGCAAACACTGTCCTCAGCGCTATGCTATGATCGGAGATTTGTTGTGCAAGGAACAGCATGATATTGTCTTACTGCAAGAG GTTTGGAGTGAGAAAGACTTTCTCTCCTTGAAACAGAAGCTTGCCTCTACCCATCCTCACTCTCATTACTTCAAAAG TGGAGTCATAGGCAGCGGACTGGCTATTTACACCAAACACAGAATCCATGACACTTTTCTTTATCGCTACTCACTGAATGGGTATCCCTACATG GCTCACCATGGAGACTGGTTCGGAGGTAAAGCTGTTGGTTTGGCCATCTTAAACATTGGCAGCCTGACTGCCAACATCTATGTTACCCAT CTGCATGCAGAGTACTGCAGAGACAAGGATTCTTATCTACCTCACAGAGTGGTTCAGGCGTGGGAGCTGCAGCAGTTCATCCG CCACACCTCTGCTGGAGCAGATTTGGTCATTTTAGGTGGTGACCTCAACATGCATCCTCAGGACCTCGGTAACAGACTACTGAGGACTTCCACTGGACTCCGAGACTCTTATTCAGAGACTGCTAAATTTGAT GGATGTGAGAATGGTATGACTCTAATAGCTGACAACCCTTTTATCAGTCAAAAGGAGCTCGGTCCCTTCGAGAAGGGAATTCGAATCGACTACATCCTCTTCAAG GATTCTTCCAAAGCAGAAATTTATTGTGATTTCATGTCAACCACCAAAGGCTCCGTCCCTGACCATCCATTCCCGTACTCCGACCATGAAGCTCTCACGGCTGAACTCAGGCTCGAGACACGCACTCGAACTGAGGCTGAAAACGACAGGAAAGTGATGAGTCAGGATGCTGCTGCag GGAAGTTGGCCGAGCTGGTTGACATCGTGACAGAGGCCCGTACTGAAGTCAAAGTGGGTTTGCACTGTGCTGAGAGGATGCGCTACACAGCGACACGTACCGGAGTGATGGGCCTGGCTCTGCTGTTTCTGGAGCTGGCCATCGCTGCTGTCCCCTGGTTGGCCCTGGGAGCAGAGCAACCATTCCCTCGTACTTCCTTCTACATGCTGGCTGCATTGTGCTTCGCCATCCTGGTGACCACCTTTCTGCTGTACATCTTCTATACCATGGAGCTGAAGTCCCTTCAGGGGGCTGAAGACCAGATGAGGCTGGCTGTTGGAAGTCTGCAAGAGAGGCTCAGGGGCTTTCCTTTAGCTCAGCCCCACAGCTCCCAGCGGAGGCCTCCAGAGGGTCTCGAGCCTAGTGCCTTTGACCCAGAAGAGTAA